From Scomber japonicus isolate fScoJap1 chromosome 22, fScoJap1.pri, whole genome shotgun sequence, one genomic window encodes:
- the aadat gene encoding kynurenine/alpha-aminoadipate aminotransferase, mitochondrial — protein MNYARFLTAVSAARKPSAIRMLTELQQRSPPSLISLAGGAPNPNTFPFQSASIQVKNGQTVTFDEAMMKRALQYSASNGIPELLTWMKNLQKSLHNPPTAAYSPENGQMDMCVTTGSQEGLCKVFEMLVNPGDNVLLDAPTYSGTLAALQPLGCNLINVPSDQHGMIPAALKQVLSRWNPSEIHKPDSRAPKILYTIPNGGNPTGASMTTQRKKEVYELARQYDMLIIEDDPYYFLQFDKPWAPTFLSMDVDGRIIRTDSFSKILSSGLRLGFVTGPKPLVDRVVLHIQASTMHTSTFTQLMVSQLLHSWGQDGFLQHIDGVIEFYRKQRDAMISSADKWLKDVAEWHSPSAGMFLWMKLKGVADTQQLIMEKALEKEVLLVPGGVFMINSSDPCPYVRAAFSLSTPEQIDEAFRRLSLLIKDAL, from the exons ATGAATTACGCTCGGTTTCTAACGGCTGTCAGCGCAGCCAGGAAGCCCTCGGCTATCAGGATGCTGA CCGAGCTGCAGCAGCGGTCGCCTCCGTCCCTCATCTCTCTGGCAGGAGGCGCACCGAACCCCAACACCTTCCCCTTCCAGTCAGCGTCCATCCAGGTGAAGAACGGACAGACGGTCACCTTCGACGAGGCGATGATGAAGAGGGCGCTGCAGTACTCCGCCTCCAATGG CATCCCCGAGCTGCTGACGTGGATGAAGAATCTGCAGAAGAGCCTCCACAACCCGCCGACCGCCGCCTACAGCCCCGAGAACGGCCAGATGGACATGTGTGTGACCACGGGGAGCCAGGAGGGACTCTGCAAG GTGTTTGAGATGCTGGTGAACCCTGGAGACAACGTTCTGCTGGATGCACCCACATATTCAGGAACACTAGCAGCA CTCCAGCCGCTCGGTTGTAACTTGATCAACGTTCCCAGCGATCAGCACGGCATGATACCCGCGGCCCTGAAGCAGGTTTTGTCTCGATGGAACCCCTCAGAGATCCACAAGCCCGACAGCAGAGCTCCAAAGATCCTCTACACCATCCCCAATGGAGGAAACCCCACCGGTGCCTCCATGACGactcagaggaagaaggaagtgtaCGAG ctGGCCAGGCAGTACGACATGCTCATCATCGAGGACGACCCGTACTATTTCCTGCAGTTTGACAAG CCGTGGGCTCCCACATTTCTCTCCATGGACGTTGACGGACGAATCATCAGGACAGATTCCTTCTCTAAGATCCTGTCTTCAGG GTTGAGGTTAGGTTTCGTGACCGGACCCAAACCACTTGTGGACAGGGTGGTGCTGCACATCCAGGCCTCCACAATGCACACTAGCACCTTCACACAG CTCATGGTCTCTCAGTTGTTGCACAGCTGGGGCCAAGATGGGTTTCTGCAGCACATAGACGG GGTGATTGAGTTTTACAGGAAGCAACGAGATGCAATGATCAGCTCTGCAGACAAGTGGCTCAAAG atgtagCAGAGTGGCACTCTCCGTCAGCAGGCATGTTCCTGTGGATGAAACTGAAGGGCGTAGCCGACACTCAGCAGCTCATTATGGAGAAGGCGCTGGAGAAAGAG GTGCTGCTGGTTCCTGGAGGCGTGTTCATGATCAACAGTAGTGACCCCTGTCCCTACGTCAGAGcggccttttctctctctacacCAGAGCAGATTGATGAG GCTTTCAGAAGACTCTCTTTACTTATCAAAGATGCTTTGTGa
- the ino80b gene encoding INO80 complex subunit B isoform X1: MGKRKEMIHPRFLGEGSSALHSVHKRKHKKHKKHKKKHHSFNEAPEPEPVVVPRPPPQLRLKIKLGGQTLGTKSVPTFTVHPGVARPPSPLMIIDNNDDDDDDDDDDDDEEPSVPLEQYRAWLDEDSNLATSPLPDMDSDSMIGGPVDEEERWLDALEKGELDDNGELKKEVDESLLTARQKALLHKQQIQPLLELPMGYKEKEMTAEMMQKREERARKRRLQAAKKAEDSKNQTIERLTKTSKAKIKSMKEKKSKQSQCPMIRYSDSVQGVSISFPTGVTAPASAPPCPQPPAPASCGVSGCTNLKRYSCSKTGVPLCSLECYKRNLLLVQSVA, from the exons AtggggaaaaggaaagaaatgataCACCCCAGGTTTCTCG GTGAGGGCAGCTCCGCTCTCCACAGCGTTCACAAGCGGAAACACAAAAAGCACAAGAAGCACAAGAAGAAGCACCACAGCTTCAACGAGGCCCCAGAGCCCGAGCCCGTCGTGGTCCCTCGGCCGCCCCCGCAGCTCCGACTCAAGATCAAACTGGGAGGTCAGACGCTGGGGACCAAAAG tgttccCACCTTCACCGTGCACCCCGGGGTTGCTCGCCCTCCATCGCCACTGATGATCATCGATAACAACGAtgacgacgacgacgatgatgatgacgatgacgacGAGGAGCCCTCTGTGCCTCTGGAGCAGTATCGGGCCTGGCTGG ATGAAGACAGTAACCTGGCCACATCTCCTCTACCAGACATGGACTCGGACTCCATGATCGGCGGCCCCGTGGACGAAGAGGAGCGCTGGCTGGACGCGCTGGAGAAAGGAGAGCTGGACGACAACGGAGAGCTGAAGAAGGAGGTTGACGAGTCTCTGCTGACAGCCCGACAG AAAGCGTTGCTACACAAGCAGCAGATCCAGCCCCTCCTAGAGCTCCCCATGGGCTACAAGGAGAAGGAGATGACAGCGGAGATGATGCAGAAGCGGGAGGAGCGAGCGCGGAAGAGACGCCTGCAGGCCGCCAAGAAGGCCGAGGACAGCAAGAACCAGACGATAGAGAGACTGACGAAAACCAGCAAGGCCAAGATCAAGAGCATGAAGGAGAAGAAGTCCAAGCAGAGTCAGTGTCCCATGATCCGCTACAGCGACTCGGTCCAGGGGGTCTCCATCTCCTTCCCCACAGGAGTCACCGCTCCGGCCTCAGCGCCTCCCTGTCCTCAACCTCCGGCTCCTGCCAGCTGCGGGGTCAGCGGGTGCACGAACCTGAAGAGGTACTCCTGCTCTAAGACCGGAGTCCCTCTCTGCAGCCTCGAGTGCTACAAGAGGAACCTGCTGCTGGTCCAGAGCGTCGCATGA
- the ino80b gene encoding INO80 complex subunit B isoform X2, which produces MGKRKEMIHPRFLGEGSSALHSVHKRKHKKHKKHKKKHHSFNEAPEPEPVVVPRPPPQLRLKIKLGGQTLGTKSVPTFTVHPGVARPPSPLMIIDNNDDDDDDDDDDDDEEPSVPLEQYRAWLDMDSDSMIGGPVDEEERWLDALEKGELDDNGELKKEVDESLLTARQKALLHKQQIQPLLELPMGYKEKEMTAEMMQKREERARKRRLQAAKKAEDSKNQTIERLTKTSKAKIKSMKEKKSKQSQCPMIRYSDSVQGVSISFPTGVTAPASAPPCPQPPAPASCGVSGCTNLKRYSCSKTGVPLCSLECYKRNLLLVQSVA; this is translated from the exons AtggggaaaaggaaagaaatgataCACCCCAGGTTTCTCG GTGAGGGCAGCTCCGCTCTCCACAGCGTTCACAAGCGGAAACACAAAAAGCACAAGAAGCACAAGAAGAAGCACCACAGCTTCAACGAGGCCCCAGAGCCCGAGCCCGTCGTGGTCCCTCGGCCGCCCCCGCAGCTCCGACTCAAGATCAAACTGGGAGGTCAGACGCTGGGGACCAAAAG tgttccCACCTTCACCGTGCACCCCGGGGTTGCTCGCCCTCCATCGCCACTGATGATCATCGATAACAACGAtgacgacgacgacgatgatgatgacgatgacgacGAGGAGCCCTCTGTGCCTCTGGAGCAGTATCGGGCCTGGCTGG ACATGGACTCGGACTCCATGATCGGCGGCCCCGTGGACGAAGAGGAGCGCTGGCTGGACGCGCTGGAGAAAGGAGAGCTGGACGACAACGGAGAGCTGAAGAAGGAGGTTGACGAGTCTCTGCTGACAGCCCGACAG AAAGCGTTGCTACACAAGCAGCAGATCCAGCCCCTCCTAGAGCTCCCCATGGGCTACAAGGAGAAGGAGATGACAGCGGAGATGATGCAGAAGCGGGAGGAGCGAGCGCGGAAGAGACGCCTGCAGGCCGCCAAGAAGGCCGAGGACAGCAAGAACCAGACGATAGAGAGACTGACGAAAACCAGCAAGGCCAAGATCAAGAGCATGAAGGAGAAGAAGTCCAAGCAGAGTCAGTGTCCCATGATCCGCTACAGCGACTCGGTCCAGGGGGTCTCCATCTCCTTCCCCACAGGAGTCACCGCTCCGGCCTCAGCGCCTCCCTGTCCTCAACCTCCGGCTCCTGCCAGCTGCGGGGTCAGCGGGTGCACGAACCTGAAGAGGTACTCCTGCTCTAAGACCGGAGTCCCTCTCTGCAGCCTCGAGTGCTACAAGAGGAACCTGCTGCTGGTCCAGAGCGTCGCATGA